Proteins encoded together in one uncultured Sphaerochaeta sp. window:
- a CDS encoding DUF5107 domain-containing protein — protein MHARIWEEMVTIPTYTVGEPNANPMFFENRVYQGSSGRVYPYPIIESVGDTKSDQPYSAVFLENDYLKIMVLPGLGGRIHRILDKTTGEDAVYYNEVIKPALVGLLGPWISGGIEFNWPQHHRPTTFMPVDYRTKEDTSNHSVSIQLHDTDRMYGTTSTATITLYDDKAYVEITGQLYNPTQFPQTFLWWANPAIAVNDHTQSIFPPDVHAVMDHGKRDVSTFPIATGIYYKHDYSEGVDISRYKNIPVPTSYMAYHSDYDFVGSYDHQKQTGILHIADHHISPGKKQWTWGCGDFGKAWDRNLTDENGPYVELMTGVFTDNQPDFTFLEPGEEKTFTQYFLPYKQAPRVINATKDVVLSLDEQKKLSLYASSKVSLRLVVTSSSDDVLFDKQIILKTAECFLATLPETAHTISLYANDGERLLSSNIQTREQTPDIPDPARAIPAPKNIDTVEELYLAAVHLEQYRHATFRSEPYYQEALKRDPMDYRCTTAYGELLLKRGLFEKSEDLFRSAIKRITKHNPNPIDSKAHTLLGLSLFHQERFEEAYDAFYKAIWDGKQQEQGFLYLGILELRKKHYSEAVTFLEKSLIRNSHNLKARDYLAFAELQRGNRERAEELIRETLEIDSFDILAHDLRAGIKTNKQNTTNMYDDCSLGSYRLLTLAGLYAEIGMYEKAFSILPQEEVTNPMVLYSKAYYSTEPRETERLLTQAEALEDSTYFPNTLDDLKILTSLASTHKNLWKVHYLLGMYWYDKREHEKAKKSWEQANKSNPEHAKTLRCLSLVYFNQEGDPERARVALERAFSLDSEDDRLLFELDQLYKKCGREPEERKTLLEQHRDLVFRRDDLMIEYITLLNLTKNYERAQELELSYSFHPWEGGEGKIATQYVITHVELAKKQSDPEKAKDLLNQALTYPENLHEGKLEGNKDNEVHYLLGCLYEQEYDHELAVHHWNLATRGLLTATGALYYYDQSPHQILYKGLALRKLGREQEAMNSFDELLRYGKEHMDDEVSIDYFAVSLPDLQVFTEDLSKRNRIHCLFLIGLGNLGKNNKKEAEEAFKKVLEMDPGHSEGRRMV, from the coding sequence ATGCACGCAAGAATCTGGGAAGAAATGGTAACAATACCCACCTACACGGTCGGAGAGCCCAATGCAAACCCTATGTTCTTTGAGAACAGGGTCTATCAGGGCAGTAGTGGGAGAGTATACCCCTACCCCATCATTGAGTCGGTCGGCGATACCAAGTCCGACCAACCGTATTCTGCCGTATTCTTGGAGAACGATTATCTGAAAATCATGGTGTTGCCCGGTCTTGGTGGAAGAATTCACAGAATCCTGGACAAGACCACTGGAGAGGATGCTGTTTATTACAATGAGGTGATTAAGCCAGCGTTGGTGGGCCTCCTAGGGCCTTGGATCAGCGGAGGAATCGAATTCAACTGGCCCCAGCATCACCGCCCAACCACCTTCATGCCGGTTGATTACCGCACCAAGGAAGATACCTCCAACCACTCGGTCAGCATCCAGCTACATGACACTGACAGGATGTATGGAACCACATCCACCGCCACCATCACCCTCTATGATGACAAGGCCTATGTCGAGATCACCGGTCAGTTGTACAACCCAACCCAGTTCCCCCAAACCTTTCTCTGGTGGGCGAACCCAGCCATTGCAGTGAATGACCACACCCAGTCCATCTTCCCCCCTGATGTACATGCCGTCATGGATCATGGCAAACGGGATGTATCGACATTCCCGATAGCCACAGGTATCTATTACAAGCATGACTATAGCGAGGGAGTCGATATCTCTCGCTATAAGAATATCCCGGTTCCCACCTCATACATGGCTTACCATAGTGACTATGACTTCGTGGGAAGCTACGACCACCAGAAGCAGACAGGTATTCTCCATATCGCCGACCACCATATCTCTCCTGGCAAGAAACAGTGGACATGGGGCTGTGGTGATTTCGGCAAGGCATGGGACAGGAACCTCACTGATGAGAATGGCCCCTATGTAGAATTGATGACTGGAGTCTTCACCGATAACCAGCCTGACTTCACGTTCCTCGAACCAGGGGAGGAAAAGACGTTCACCCAGTACTTCCTTCCCTACAAGCAGGCACCCAGGGTGATCAACGCCACCAAAGACGTAGTACTCTCCCTGGACGAACAAAAGAAGCTCTCACTCTATGCGAGCAGCAAGGTCTCCCTAAGACTTGTTGTAACTTCGTCTTCCGATGATGTTCTCTTTGATAAGCAAATCATACTCAAGACAGCTGAGTGCTTTCTGGCAACGTTGCCAGAAACGGCCCATACCATTTCGCTCTATGCAAACGATGGAGAGCGATTGCTCTCCTCAAACATACAAACCAGAGAGCAAACACCCGATATTCCCGATCCAGCAAGAGCAATCCCTGCCCCCAAGAACATTGATACTGTAGAAGAATTGTACTTGGCTGCGGTTCACCTGGAGCAATATCGGCACGCTACCTTCAGAAGTGAACCCTACTACCAAGAAGCACTCAAGCGCGATCCAATGGATTACCGATGTACTACTGCATATGGAGAACTGTTACTGAAGAGAGGGTTATTTGAGAAAAGCGAAGACCTCTTCCGCTCTGCTATAAAACGAATAACCAAGCATAACCCCAATCCAATTGATAGCAAGGCACACACCCTTCTCGGTCTCAGTCTGTTCCACCAAGAACGCTTTGAGGAAGCCTATGATGCCTTCTACAAGGCTATCTGGGACGGAAAGCAGCAGGAGCAGGGTTTTCTCTACCTAGGCATCCTGGAACTGAGAAAAAAACATTACAGTGAGGCCGTAACCTTCCTGGAGAAATCCCTCATTAGAAACAGCCACAACCTGAAAGCACGTGATTACCTTGCCTTTGCAGAGTTGCAGAGAGGAAACAGGGAGAGGGCAGAAGAGCTCATCAGAGAGACCCTCGAGATCGATTCGTTTGATATTCTTGCGCATGATTTACGAGCAGGTATAAAAACCAACAAGCAAAATACAACAAACATGTATGACGATTGCTCCCTTGGCTCCTATCGTCTCTTGACCCTCGCTGGCTTATACGCGGAGATTGGGATGTATGAGAAGGCTTTTTCGATCCTCCCACAAGAGGAAGTTACCAATCCCATGGTGCTCTACTCCAAGGCATACTACAGCACTGAACCCAGGGAAACAGAGAGACTCCTAACACAGGCCGAAGCCCTGGAGGACAGTACATACTTCCCGAACACCCTTGATGATTTAAAGATCCTTACCTCACTCGCAAGTACCCATAAGAACCTTTGGAAAGTGCATTACCTCCTTGGTATGTACTGGTATGATAAACGAGAACACGAAAAAGCAAAAAAATCATGGGAACAAGCCAACAAAAGCAACCCAGAACATGCAAAGACGCTTCGCTGTCTCTCCTTGGTATATTTCAACCAGGAAGGAGACCCAGAGAGAGCAAGAGTGGCTCTTGAGCGTGCTTTTTCTCTGGATTCTGAGGACGACCGCCTGCTCTTTGAGCTCGACCAGCTGTATAAGAAATGTGGGAGAGAACCGGAAGAGAGAAAAACCCTCCTGGAGCAGCATAGGGATTTGGTATTCCGCCGTGATGACTTGATGATTGAGTATATTACCTTGCTGAACCTGACAAAGAACTATGAGAGGGCACAAGAACTGGAGCTTTCATACAGTTTCCATCCTTGGGAAGGCGGGGAAGGCAAGATTGCAACACAATATGTCATTACCCATGTGGAGTTGGCAAAGAAACAATCTGATCCTGAAAAAGCAAAAGACCTCTTGAACCAAGCACTTACCTACCCGGAAAACCTTCATGAGGGTAAGCTTGAGGGTAATAAGGATAATGAGGTTCATTACCTATTGGGGTGCCTCTATGAGCAAGAATATGACCATGAGCTTGCAGTACATCATTGGAATCTGGCCACACGGGGATTGTTGACTGCCACTGGTGCCCTGTACTACTACGACCAGAGTCCTCATCAGATTCTCTACAAGGGCCTCGCACTACGAAAGCTTGGAAGAGAACAGGAAGCAATGAACAGTTTTGATGAGCTCTTAAGGTATGGCAAGGAGCATATGGATGATGAGGTGAGCATCGACTACTTTGCAGTCTCTCTCCCTGATCTCCAGGTATTCACTGAAGACCTATCAAAGAGAAACAGAATTCACTGTCTCTTCCTCATCGGCCTTGGCAACCTAGGCAAGAACAACAAGAAGGAAGCAGAAGAGGCGTTCAAGAAGGTGCTTGAGATGGATCCTGGGCATAGTGAGGGGAGGAGGATGGTGTAG
- a CDS encoding galactokinase family protein, whose protein sequence is MPHSLEKQFTSLYPWAEKKDIHTAYAPYRVCPLGAHIDHQYGIITGFALDKGVYLRFLVSTDGAVNIDSMNFPEHVSFDLQDIGERQGNWGDYAKGAAYALSQNYELKNGIKGVIKGTLPIGGLSSSAAVVLCYLNALCLANGIELSASELIKTALFAENGYVGINVGKLDQSCEVLCKKQHLLALDTRDDSFSLIPSSPSLPKFEIAIFYSGVSRVLGSGYNTRVDEAKSAAYSLKAFAGIEYGLYKDTRLRDVPASVYDEFRDQLPEVFAKRAMHYFTEMDRVAKGIEAWKEGDLETFGKLVFASGYSSIHAWETGSPELKAIYEISEHVPGIYGCRFSGAGFKGCCMALIDPAYKKEIEEQVTREYLQQFPQYKDIFSVHFCKTDDGVRVE, encoded by the coding sequence ATGCCACATTCCTTAGAAAAACAGTTCACCTCTTTGTACCCTTGGGCAGAGAAGAAAGACATTCATACAGCCTATGCTCCCTACCGGGTATGCCCGCTGGGTGCTCATATTGACCACCAGTATGGCATTATTACCGGTTTTGCCTTGGATAAGGGCGTATACCTTCGCTTCCTTGTTTCCACTGATGGCGCGGTAAATATTGACAGTATGAACTTTCCCGAGCACGTCTCTTTTGATTTGCAGGATATTGGGGAGAGGCAGGGAAATTGGGGTGATTACGCCAAGGGTGCTGCATATGCACTTTCCCAGAATTATGAGTTGAAGAATGGTATCAAGGGTGTGATCAAGGGGACACTTCCCATCGGGGGGCTCTCTTCCTCTGCTGCAGTGGTATTGTGTTACCTTAATGCTCTTTGCCTTGCAAACGGTATTGAACTCTCTGCCTCTGAGCTGATCAAGACAGCGTTGTTTGCTGAGAATGGGTATGTAGGGATCAATGTAGGGAAGCTCGACCAATCGTGTGAGGTGCTGTGCAAAAAGCAACATCTCTTGGCTCTCGATACCCGTGACGATTCCTTCTCCCTGATTCCTTCTTCTCCTTCACTCCCCAAGTTTGAGATTGCCATTTTCTACTCGGGTGTTTCCCGGGTACTCGGAAGTGGCTACAACACACGGGTGGATGAGGCAAAAAGCGCTGCTTATAGCCTGAAAGCCTTTGCTGGTATTGAGTATGGCCTCTACAAGGATACAAGGCTCAGGGACGTTCCTGCCTCTGTATATGATGAGTTCAGGGACCAACTCCCGGAGGTGTTTGCAAAGCGTGCCATGCATTACTTTACTGAGATGGACCGCGTAGCGAAAGGTATTGAGGCCTGGAAGGAAGGAGATTTGGAGACCTTCGGAAAGCTGGTATTCGCTTCCGGATACAGTTCCATCCATGCCTGGGAGACAGGGTCTCCCGAGCTGAAGGCCATCTATGAGATTTCAGAACATGTTCCTGGTATCTACGGCTGTAGGTTCAGTGGCGCAGGCTTCAAAGGGTGTTGCATGGCTCTCATTGATCCAGCGTACAAGAAAGAGATAGAGGAACAGGTTACCAGAGAATACCTACAGCAATTTCCCCAATACAAGGACATCTTCTCCGTCCATTTCTGCAAGACTGATGATGGGGTGAGAGTGGAGTAG
- a CDS encoding nucleotidyltransferase family protein — protein MHCLILCAGYATRLYPLTENFPKPLLPVQGKSVLDWILSDVDTIPGIDQYVIISNHKFYDHFVSWKESASLSHPITILDDGSTSNENRLGAVKDILFAIDQLDLKEDLLVLAGDNLLDFSFSGFVSFFREKQGTCIMRHYEPSIPRLQRTGVASIDDSDKVILMEEKPKEPKSNWAVPPFYVYKKEDIPKIKQAIAAGCNTDAPGSFISWLCNQTSVYAYPMPGKRWDIGNLDDYEQVKTEYEGPKK, from the coding sequence ATGCACTGTCTCATCCTCTGCGCCGGCTATGCTACCCGGCTCTATCCTCTAACAGAGAACTTCCCCAAGCCCTTGTTGCCGGTTCAGGGGAAGAGTGTCTTGGACTGGATTCTCTCTGATGTTGATACCATTCCTGGAATCGACCAGTATGTAATCATTTCAAACCATAAGTTCTATGACCACTTTGTCTCTTGGAAGGAAAGTGCTTCGCTCTCTCATCCCATCACCATTCTCGATGATGGTTCAACCAGCAATGAGAATAGGCTGGGAGCAGTGAAGGATATCCTTTTTGCCATCGATCAGCTGGACCTCAAGGAGGACCTGTTGGTCTTGGCAGGAGATAACCTTCTCGACTTCTCTTTCTCGGGGTTTGTGTCCTTCTTCAGAGAGAAGCAAGGGACTTGTATCATGCGTCACTATGAACCATCCATTCCCCGGCTCCAGAGAACCGGGGTTGCCTCCATCGATGACTCAGACAAGGTCATATTGATGGAGGAGAAGCCCAAGGAGCCAAAGAGTAACTGGGCAGTACCCCCTTTCTATGTCTACAAGAAGGAAGATATCCCCAAGATCAAGCAGGCAATTGCTGCTGGCTGTAACACTGATGCCCCGGGTTCTTTCATTTCCTGGCTGTGCAATCAGACTTCTGTCTATGCGTACCCAATGCCAGGCAAGCGGTGGGATATAGGGAACCTTGATGATTATGAGCAAGTGAAAACGGAGTATGAGGGACCGAAGAAATAG
- a CDS encoding GyrI-like domain-containing protein: MAYDFKKEYRKFYLPKQQPSLITIPNLQFIAAEGDGDPNEEGGLYQQVVQQLYTVAYTLKMSYRSTYKIEGFFEYVVPPLEGLWFQKGPYQGFDITRKDLLTFISMIRIPDFIQEEDVEWAKEEAFRKKGIDCSRVQYRTYTEGFCVQALHIGSYDSEQTTIEAMHAYALQEGYIPDVSPTRLHHEIYLTDPRRSSVDTLKTVVRHPVRKA, translated from the coding sequence ATGGCGTATGATTTTAAAAAGGAATATCGAAAGTTCTATCTTCCGAAACAGCAACCCAGCCTCATAACCATTCCGAATTTACAGTTTATCGCTGCAGAAGGGGACGGGGATCCAAATGAAGAGGGAGGGTTGTACCAACAGGTAGTACAGCAACTCTATACCGTGGCTTATACCCTGAAAATGAGCTATAGAAGTACATACAAGATCGAGGGCTTCTTCGAATATGTTGTTCCCCCTCTTGAGGGCTTGTGGTTCCAGAAGGGGCCATACCAAGGGTTCGATATTACAAGAAAAGATCTACTAACCTTCATCTCGATGATCAGAATACCTGATTTCATACAGGAAGAGGATGTGGAGTGGGCCAAGGAGGAAGCTTTTCGGAAGAAAGGAATCGACTGTTCGAGGGTTCAGTATCGTACATATACAGAGGGGTTCTGCGTCCAAGCACTTCACATTGGTTCGTATGATAGTGAGCAGACGACCATTGAGGCGATGCATGCCTATGCCTTACAGGAAGGGTATATCCCGGACGTTAGCCCGACACGTCTTCATCATGAGATCTATCTTACCGATCCCCGTAGAAGTAGTGTAGACACCTTAAAAACTGTTGTCCGGCATCCGGTGCGAAAAGCCTAG
- a CDS encoding YafY family protein: MKESRLFQILYYLMDHESCTAEYLSRELEVSLRTIYRDIDRLSEAGIPVYTTQGRGGGIKLMEGFSLKKALLSGEEREMILSSLESLQLVGRNSDAILRKLSSLFQMQQDHWLEVEYSQWGGGAWDPRRFALLKEAILCLEEVDLEYYNAQGQHSNRRVRPLRLLFKSYAWYLKGFDCDKEAFRIFKLSRIVRIKSTGKSFERMEYPAIMNRQDVEMMEVRLHFSPSLAFRVYDEFDPSAIHKEMDGSLVVASTLPSGQWLEGYLLSFGAGVEVLSPQWLQQSLLAEAKKIACMYNT; encoded by the coding sequence ATGAAAGAGTCCCGTCTGTTTCAAATTCTCTATTATCTCATGGATCATGAATCCTGTACGGCTGAGTATCTCTCAAGAGAACTGGAAGTTTCTCTGAGAACCATCTATAGGGATATTGACCGTCTCTCTGAAGCAGGTATCCCTGTCTATACAACACAAGGGAGGGGTGGTGGTATCAAGCTAATGGAAGGGTTCTCCCTCAAGAAAGCTCTGCTTAGTGGTGAGGAGAGGGAAATGATTCTCTCATCACTTGAAAGCCTTCAGCTCGTGGGAAGGAACTCAGATGCAATTCTACGGAAACTCTCCTCGCTCTTTCAAATGCAACAGGACCACTGGTTGGAGGTAGAGTATTCACAGTGGGGAGGTGGAGCCTGGGATCCCCGACGCTTTGCTTTACTCAAGGAAGCAATTCTCTGTCTTGAAGAGGTTGATCTGGAGTATTACAACGCTCAAGGGCAGCACTCCAATCGAAGAGTTCGTCCATTACGTCTTCTGTTCAAATCCTATGCCTGGTATCTCAAGGGTTTTGACTGTGACAAGGAAGCTTTCAGAATTTTCAAGCTCAGCAGAATTGTACGCATTAAGAGCACCGGAAAATCATTTGAAAGGATGGAGTACCCAGCTATCATGAACCGGCAAGATGTTGAGATGATGGAAGTCAGGTTGCATTTCTCTCCTTCACTGGCTTTCAGGGTATATGATGAGTTCGATCCTTCTGCGATACATAAGGAGATGGATGGATCATTGGTAGTCGCTTCAACGCTTCCTTCTGGCCAATGGTTGGAGGGATACCTGCTCTCCTTTGGTGCCGGTGTTGAGGTGCTCTCCCCTCAGTGGCTACAGCAGTCCCTGCTTGCTGAGGCTAAGAAGATTGCTTGTATGTACAATACCTGA
- a CDS encoding radical SAM protein, with translation MHFVQAKGILSERNGMNLYRGCTHGCIYCDSRSACYHIDHLFEDIEVKANAIELLEQKLRSKREPCMISTGSMTDPYIPLEEQIGNVRKAASLIHAYGFGFSVITKSNRVLRDLDLLRAINEKTKCVVQMTLTTYDEELCRKLEPNVSTTRERFEALQILHEAHIPTIVWLSPILPFINDTRENIEGILSYCIKAKVKGVLCFNMGMTLRQGNREYFYAQLDKLFPGMKERYIKTYKTQYVLSSPNNQQLMEIFHQTCERHHILHDTRKIFTYLAEFPFPKEPTQLTLF, from the coding sequence ATGCACTTCGTACAGGCAAAAGGAATTCTTTCTGAGAGAAATGGTATGAATCTCTATCGGGGCTGTACTCATGGATGCATCTATTGCGATTCACGAAGTGCTTGTTATCACATAGACCATCTCTTTGAAGACATCGAAGTTAAGGCCAATGCCATAGAGCTGCTTGAACAGAAACTCAGATCCAAACGTGAGCCCTGTATGATTTCCACCGGTTCCATGACAGATCCATATATACCGCTTGAAGAGCAAATTGGGAACGTACGCAAAGCAGCATCCCTTATTCATGCATACGGCTTTGGATTTTCGGTAATAACAAAGTCGAACAGGGTACTCAGGGATTTGGACCTGCTTAGAGCCATCAATGAGAAAACCAAATGCGTCGTGCAGATGACGCTTACCACGTATGATGAGGAGCTATGCAGAAAACTTGAACCAAATGTCAGTACCACAAGAGAACGATTTGAAGCCTTACAAATATTGCATGAGGCCCATATTCCCACCATAGTTTGGCTCAGCCCCATTCTCCCGTTCATCAATGATACCAGGGAAAACATTGAAGGAATCCTATCCTACTGCATCAAAGCGAAAGTCAAAGGAGTCCTATGCTTCAATATGGGAATGACACTTCGCCAAGGCAACAGAGAATACTTCTATGCACAGCTGGACAAATTGTTTCCCGGCATGAAGGAACGGTACATCAAGACCTACAAAACACAGTATGTTCTCAGCAGCCCAAACAACCAACAACTTATGGAGATTTTTCACCAAACGTGTGAAAGACACCACATCCTTCATGACACCAGGAAAATTTTTACCTATTTAGCGGAGTTTCCTTTCCCAAAGGAACCAACACAACTCACGCTTTTCTGA
- a CDS encoding single-stranded DNA-binding protein: protein MQDINALLETALKEAKNLKPGESFLVKDLFKGYLWNRIPRGDRLLLGSLFLSHVSMHDCQITVSFKGASGQQRYQKK from the coding sequence ATGCAAGATATAAATGCCTTATTGGAAACAGCCCTCAAGGAAGCAAAGAACCTGAAGCCAGGAGAGAGCTTCCTGGTGAAAGATTTGTTCAAGGGGTACCTCTGGAACAGGATCCCCCGGGGTGACCGTCTTCTGCTTGGATCTCTATTCTTGAGCCACGTCAGTATGCATGACTGCCAGATTACGGTCAGTTTTAAAGGTGCATCAGGGCAGCAGCGGTATCAGAAGAAATGA
- a CDS encoding nucleotidyl transferase AbiEii/AbiGii toxin family protein, protein MQALREITQEAVLASLGRAGFFQEAIFQGGTCLRIFHGLNRFSEDLAFSLMDPNPNFAWQPYLKKVIADVASFGYDMEITDRHSTDSTVRLAFLKDDAVGKVLQLNYVGKTSMVKKIRIKLEIDTNPPPGSRHEITYIGFPYLSPIAIQDPSSLFAGKIHALLCRNYTKGRDWYDFLWYTARNTSVNYHYLGQALHQSGPWKGMGIHIDQEWLRDSLSQKINQIDWQEAANDVRRFVPILEQPSLDYWSEKVFLQQMDRL, encoded by the coding sequence ATGCAAGCTTTGAGAGAGATTACCCAGGAAGCAGTTCTTGCCTCATTGGGAAGAGCTGGCTTTTTTCAAGAAGCAATATTCCAAGGAGGTACCTGTCTTCGTATCTTTCATGGACTCAATAGGTTTAGTGAGGATCTGGCTTTTTCTCTCATGGACCCAAACCCAAATTTTGCATGGCAACCATATCTCAAAAAAGTAATTGCAGATGTGGCTTCTTTTGGCTATGACATGGAAATAACCGACAGACACAGCACTGATAGTACTGTAAGACTTGCTTTTCTCAAAGATGATGCAGTAGGTAAAGTCCTCCAACTGAACTATGTCGGAAAAACCTCAATGGTGAAGAAGATTCGTATTAAACTGGAGATTGATACCAATCCACCCCCGGGCAGTAGGCATGAAATCACCTATATAGGATTTCCCTATCTCTCTCCTATTGCTATACAAGATCCCTCATCCTTGTTTGCTGGTAAAATCCATGCTTTACTCTGCAGAAATTATACAAAAGGAAGAGACTGGTATGATTTTCTTTGGTACACGGCACGCAACACTTCGGTCAATTATCATTATTTAGGACAGGCATTGCACCAATCTGGGCCATGGAAAGGGATGGGTATCCATATTGATCAGGAATGGCTGAGAGATTCCCTCTCTCAGAAGATTAATCAGATTGATTGGCAGGAAGCAGCAAACGATGTGAGACGATTCGTTCCTATCTTAGAACAACCCTCTCTGGATTATTGGAGTGAAAAGGTGTTCCTTCAGCAAATGGATAGGTTATAA